One genomic segment of Centropristis striata isolate RG_2023a ecotype Rhode Island chromosome 11, C.striata_1.0, whole genome shotgun sequence includes these proteins:
- the trnau1apb gene encoding tRNA selenocysteine 1-associated protein 1-like isoform X1, producing the protein MFNRQTSLWMGDLDPYMDENFIKQAFSAMGESPFGVKIITHRITGGSAGYCFVELADEASVDRCVQRLNGKLVPGSNPPRKFKLNYATYGKRPEAGPEFSVFVGDLATEVDDFQLHQVFKKYLSCKGAKVVTDQYGYSRGYGFVKFGEESEQKKAIEECQGTMLGGKPLRLSIAVAKSQKMSNYHGGQGQNYHSNYNQSQSSYYGNHGSGGQGGYYNQWGGYDQYGGYGSSYNSSYNSSYGSGYNYNYGPYGYPPPGHMMPPPPMGMPPMFSDMAGAVEQGQEEGGDLEEDHSEEPIPECDVEQWNKDFMQRSEELYDAMMNCHWEPLDSVSSPIPSLS; encoded by the exons ATGTTTAACAGACAGACGAGCCTCTGGATGGGTGAC TTGGACCCGTACATGGATGAGAACTTCATCAAACAGGCGTTTAGTGCGATGGGAGAATCACCATTTGGAGTGAAGATCATCACTCACAGGATAACAGG CGGGTCAGCAGGTTACTGCTTCGTGGAGCTGGCTGATGAAGCGAGCGTCGACCGCTGCGTCCAAAGACTGAACGGAAAACTGGTTCCTGGATCAAACCCG ccccGCAAGTTTAAGCTAAACTATGCCACCTATGGAAAACGGCCAGAGGCAGG GCCTGAGTTCTCAGTGTTTGTGGGCGACTTGGCCACCGAGGTGGACGACTTCCAACTGCACCAAGTTTTCAAGAAGTATCTTTCCTGCAAAGGAGCCAAAGTAGTGACTGACCAGTATGGATACTCCAG AGGTTATGGCTTCGTCAAGTTTGGGGAGGAGAGCGAGCAGAAGAAGGCGATCGAGGAGTGCCAGGGTACGATGCTGGGGGGGAAGCCGCTCAGACTCTCTATCGCTGTGGCAAAGAG ccaGAAGATGAGTAACTACCACGGAGGCCAGGGCCAGAACTACCACAGCAACTACAACCAGTCCCAGTCCAGTTACTATGGTAACCATGGCAGCGGGGGTCAGGGGGGCTACTACAACCAGTGGGGCGGCTACGACCAGTACGGAGGCTACGgcagcagctacaacagcagctacaacagcaGCTACGGCAGCGGCTACAACTACAACTACGGACCCTACGGGTACCCCCCCCCAGGACACATGATGCCCCCGCCCCCCATGGGGATGCCCCCCATGTTCTCAGACATGGCAGGAGCTGTGGAG CAGGgccaggaggagggaggagatcTGGAGGAGGATCATTCAGAAG AGCCCATCCCTGAGTGTGATGTGGAGCAGTGGAACAAGGATTTTATGCAGCGCAGCGAGGAGCTCTATGACGCCATGATGAACTGTCACTGGGAGCCCCTGGACTCTGTTAGCTCACCCATCCCCTCCCTCTCCTGA
- the fitm1l gene encoding fat storage-inducing transmembrane protein 1 codes for MFLNTVLVVLTDLVAHLVGNKVFRQHFHLLLSGVVMFGPVLSFWVSQHSIFAKRTHFLYRMFLRSGWGWTCIFVGSFVFLLSFSIRRSVSLSVRHLSRLAVAGGLWRGFCKLLDLLENATGSCYESLANGPEAPNGPLLVLREGESKAECLRAGMLWRGYEVSEDVFLLCLCCLLLAEETAVFGPYLSLGGASGAPLRILFLFCVLLLWLWVFLLLCLLAYFPQFPTQLIGGALGCLSWRGLYQGWYRLGPSWYCPGRPGLGLLNIKTEEH; via the exons ATGTTCCTCAACACAGTTCTGGTGGTCCTGACGGACCTGGTGGCTCATCTGGTGGGGAACAAGGTGTTCCGGCAGCATTTCCACCTGCTGCTGTCCGGAGTGGTGATGTTCGGTCCGGTCCTGAGCTTCTGGGTCTCCCAGCACAGCATCTTCGCCAAGAGGACCCACTTCCTCTACAG gaTGTTCTTGCGCTCCGGTTGGGGCTGGACCTGCATCTTCGTCGGCTCCttcgtcttcctcctctccttctccatccGTCGCTCCGTCTCCCTCTCCGTCCGTCACCTCTCCCGGCTGGCGGTGGCCGGAGGACTCTGGCGTGGTTTCTGTAAACTCCTGGACCTCCTGGAGAACGCCACGGGGAGCTGCTACGAGTCCCTGGCCAACGGGCCGGAGGCCCCCAACGGGCCCCTGCTGGTGCTGAGGGAAGGGGAGAGCAAGGCGGAGTGCCTCAGGGCGGGGATGCTGTGGCGGGGCTACGAGGTCTCCGAGGACGTCTTCCTGCTGTGTctctgctgcctgctgctggCGGAGGAAACCGCCGTGTTTGGACCCTACCTGAGCCTGGGCGGGGCCTCAGGGGCCCCTCTGAGGATCCTCTTCCTGTTCTGTGTTCTTCTGCTCTGGCTCTGGGTCTTCCTGCTGCTCTGCCTCCTCGCCTACTTCCCTCAGTTCCCCACCCAGCTGATCGGAGGGGCCCTGGGCTGTCTGAGCTGGAGGGGCCTCTACCAGGGCTGGTACCGCCTGGGGCCCAGCTGGTACTGCCCGGGCCGGCCTGGACTGGGCCTGCTCAACATCAAGACAGAGGAGCACTGA
- the trnau1apb gene encoding tRNA selenocysteine 1-associated protein 1-like isoform X2 → MFNRQTSLWMGDLDPYMDENFIKQAFSAMGESPFGVKIITHRITGGSAGYCFVELADEASVDRCVQRLNGKLVPGSNPPRKFKLNYATYGKRPEAGPEFSVFVGDLATEVDDFQLHQVFKKYLSCKGAKVVTDQYGYSRGYGFVKFGEESEQKKAIEECQGTMLGGKPLRLSIAVAKSQKMSNYHGGQGQNYHSNYNQSQSSYYGNHGSGGQGGYYNQWGGYDQYGGYGSSYNSSYNSSYGSGYNYNYGPYGYPPPGHMMPPPPMGMPPMFSDMAGAVEGQEEGGDLEEDHSEEPIPECDVEQWNKDFMQRSEELYDAMMNCHWEPLDSVSSPIPSLS, encoded by the exons ATGTTTAACAGACAGACGAGCCTCTGGATGGGTGAC TTGGACCCGTACATGGATGAGAACTTCATCAAACAGGCGTTTAGTGCGATGGGAGAATCACCATTTGGAGTGAAGATCATCACTCACAGGATAACAGG CGGGTCAGCAGGTTACTGCTTCGTGGAGCTGGCTGATGAAGCGAGCGTCGACCGCTGCGTCCAAAGACTGAACGGAAAACTGGTTCCTGGATCAAACCCG ccccGCAAGTTTAAGCTAAACTATGCCACCTATGGAAAACGGCCAGAGGCAGG GCCTGAGTTCTCAGTGTTTGTGGGCGACTTGGCCACCGAGGTGGACGACTTCCAACTGCACCAAGTTTTCAAGAAGTATCTTTCCTGCAAAGGAGCCAAAGTAGTGACTGACCAGTATGGATACTCCAG AGGTTATGGCTTCGTCAAGTTTGGGGAGGAGAGCGAGCAGAAGAAGGCGATCGAGGAGTGCCAGGGTACGATGCTGGGGGGGAAGCCGCTCAGACTCTCTATCGCTGTGGCAAAGAG ccaGAAGATGAGTAACTACCACGGAGGCCAGGGCCAGAACTACCACAGCAACTACAACCAGTCCCAGTCCAGTTACTATGGTAACCATGGCAGCGGGGGTCAGGGGGGCTACTACAACCAGTGGGGCGGCTACGACCAGTACGGAGGCTACGgcagcagctacaacagcagctacaacagcaGCTACGGCAGCGGCTACAACTACAACTACGGACCCTACGGGTACCCCCCCCCAGGACACATGATGCCCCCGCCCCCCATGGGGATGCCCCCCATGTTCTCAGACATGGCAGGAGCTGTGGAG GgccaggaggagggaggagatcTGGAGGAGGATCATTCAGAAG AGCCCATCCCTGAGTGTGATGTGGAGCAGTGGAACAAGGATTTTATGCAGCGCAGCGAGGAGCTCTATGACGCCATGATGAACTGTCACTGGGAGCCCCTGGACTCTGTTAGCTCACCCATCCCCTCCCTCTCCTGA